In Uranotaenia lowii strain MFRU-FL chromosome 2, ASM2978415v1, whole genome shotgun sequence, one genomic interval encodes:
- the LOC129740955 gene encoding 10 kDa heat shock protein, mitochondrial-like, with protein MAARRVIPLLNRVLVQRAEPIKESKGGIVIPETSQEKMMEAMIVAVGPGPRNPETGKNMAPCVSPGDRVLIPKYGGTKVDLGDGKEYQLYRESEILAKIQV; from the coding sequence atggcCGCCCGACGGGTTATTCCTTTGCTGAACCGTGTGCTGGTCCAACGGGCAGAACCCATCAAAGAGTCCAAAGGAGGAATTGTTATCCCGGAAACATCACAGGAGAAAATGATGGAAGCGATGATAGTGGCAGTTGGTCCGGGACCTCGAAATCCGGAAACTGGCAAAAACATGGCCCCTTGCGTATCTCCCGGCGATCGAGTTCTCATTCCCAAATATGGCGGAACCAAAGTTGATCTTGGCGATGGAAAGGAGTATCAACTGTACCGGGAGTCGGAGATTTTagcaaaaattcaagtttaa